One window from the genome of Hydra vulgaris chromosome 02, alternate assembly HydraT2T_AEP encodes:
- the LOC136076061 gene encoding uncharacterized protein LOC136076061 — MTIKENNAALFAKISKENNEKNKILNNLIISGLTESFNLEDDKEVINEVLTILKVSRDDVKVKKRLKKKKTSLLTPSISNGITNQLNDASLRFLTIREGGVAIYVKKNIPSFECKFSVKQISEQIWCQISIENDILLIGCIYRHRSTRNESNLQTNKSTKCAKALIDGGKFTSILIVSDFNHSDIRWSYLGGQCKSVKQSSQLFLDTINDCFLSQFVTEPTFINNTLNLVLLDDLDCIYNVTIGPPFGCTQKNYFHNSLLWDYRLKSSNKTFRLHKVNYIYNKSDYNAINEGQKAINWPYFFSNKSADESFELFKDAYIFLIEQHIPKFNVSFSLKKNDPKWFNSSIKAAINEKFRLFMKLHCASSKFKDTFPSTVTHSQSPIFPQRTEAVCSPFSSSLFNCCNIEKHLFALDISKAAGNDGIHPRSFDSGQVPSGWKLANITPIFKKGHHTDPGNYRPISITSAVGKIMEGIMRDVMTEHLVKHDLLFWHQHGFVRYRSCIINLLEVLDIITEALSDDCVALLILLDFAKAFDRVSIQVFTHLTDTKLFQSML, encoded by the exons ATGACTATCAAAGAGAATAATGCTGCTTTATTtgctaaaatttcaaaagaaaacaacgagaagaacaaaattttaaataatttaatcataaGTGGTCTTACTGAGTCATTTAATTTGGAGGATGATAAAGAAGTGATTAATGAAGTTCTGACCATCTTAAAAGTGTCTCGTGATgatgtaaaagttaaaaaaaggctaaaaaagaaaaagacatcACTTCTTACTCCTTCTATTTCTAATGGGATCACCAATCAATTAAATGATGCATCTTTACGTTTCCT GACAATTCGTGAAGGTGGTGTGGccatatatgttaaaaaaaatataccttcATTTGAATGCAAGTTCAGTGTTAAACAAATAAGTGAGCAAATATGGTGTCAAATTTCAATTGAAAATGATATCTTGTTAATTGGATGTATTTATCGCCATCGGTCTACTCGAAATGAGTCTAATTTACAAACTAATAAGTCAACCAAATGTGCTAAAGCTCTAATTGATGGTGGGAAATTTACAAGTATTCTAATTGTTAGTGATTTTAATCATAGTGATATCAGGTGGAGTTATTTGGGTGGTCAATGTAAAAGTGTAAAACAGTCTAGTCAACTTTTTTTAGATACTATCAATGATTGTTTCCTATCACAGTTTGTCACTGAACCAACTTTTATCAATAATACGCTTAACCTAGTGCTATTAGATGACCTTGATTGTATTTATAATGTTACAATCGGTCCTCCATTTGGATGTActcagaaaaattattttcacaattCACTCCTATGGGATTATAGACTTAAATCATCGAATAAAACTTTCAGACTACACAAAGTAAATTATATCTATAACAAAAGTGACTATAATGCAATCAATGAAGGCCAAAAGGCAATCAACTGGCCATACTTCTTCTCGAATAAATCAGCTGACGAAAGCTTCGAATTATTTAAAGACgcatacatttttttgattgaacagCACATTCCTAAGTTCAATGTGTCGTTTAGTTTGAAGAAGAATGATCCAAAGTGGTTTAATTCTTCTATTAAAGCTGcgataaatgaaaaatttagacTTTTTATGAAGTTACATTGTGCTTCTAGTAAATTTAAAGACA cgTTTCCATCAACTGTAACGCACTCTCAATCCCCTATTTTTCCTCAAAGAACCGAAGCTGTTTGTTCTCCATTTTCAAGCTCTTTGTTTAATTGTTgtaatattgaaaaacatttatttgcaCTTGACATTTCAAAAGCCGCCGGTAATGATGGAATTCATCCTCGA TCCTTTGATTCTGGCCAAGTGCCATCTGGGTGGAAACTCGCTAATATAACACCCATATTCAAAAAAGGTCATCATACTGATCCTGGAAATTACAGGCCTATTTCCATCACCTCTGCAGTTGGAAAAATAATGGAAGGAATAATGCGTGATGTCATGACTGAACATCTAGTAAAACATGATCTGTTATTTTGGCATCAACATGGTTTTGTCAGATATAGATCGTGCATTATAAATCTTCTTGAAGTGCTGGATATAATTACTGAAGCTTTAAGTGATGATTGTGTAGCATTGCTTATTTTGCTAGACTTTGCTAAAGCTTTTGATCGTGTGTCCAT ACAGGTTTTCACACATTTAACTGACACAAAGCTTTTTCAATCTATGCTTTAA